The proteins below come from a single Leptotrichia sp. oral taxon 223 genomic window:
- a CDS encoding translation factor GTPase family protein codes for MRIYDSTNIRNVGILGHSGSGKSNMVEGLEFTAGLTNRISVNENDAKITNSLSLHAIEYQAAKFNFVDIPGYGDFFGEVESGLAAVDGAVIIVDGTTDLTVGTETALELTDSRNIPRFIFVNKIDNEKADYEKILSQLREKYGKRIAPFHVPWGRGDEFRGHINVVDMFAREFDKNKNECATVEMPADMDDEINSIREMLLEAVAETDEELMDKYFNGVEFTTAEIHHGLRQGVLDCSVIPVICGSTLKNIGLHTTFDMVKDFLPSPNDNKKIEPEKNTFVCQIFKTTIDSFLGKVSYAKVYSGEVKQDNEVFNINRKTKERIGKIYTFVMNKMEEVQKGIAGDIVVFSKFNSTKTSDTLSTNEKEAAIKEITFPKPQLFVAIEPLNKNDDEKMSSGLNRLMEEDPSFTWHRNLETGQTVLGVQGELHSATVIEKLKAKFGISIKTIELKVPYRETIKGTSDVQGKHKKQSGGHGQYGDVLIKFSHVDEDFVFEETITGGSVPKSYIPAVEKGLRESLKEGVLAGYPVTNIKAVLYDGSYHDVDSSELAFKIAANLAFKKGMLEAKPILLEPIMELTIIIPEEYIGDVMGDINKKRGRVIGMEAHKNTKQKIVAEAPMSETFKYANELKAITQGRGYFEMKLVRYEELMGDLAQKVIDSRKK; via the coding sequence ATGAGAATATATGACAGCACTAACATTAGAAATGTCGGAATTTTGGGACATAGCGGTTCAGGAAAGAGTAATATGGTGGAGGGGCTGGAATTTACGGCTGGGCTTACCAATCGTATTTCAGTCAATGAAAATGACGCAAAAATTACTAATTCCTTGAGTTTACATGCAATTGAATATCAGGCTGCAAAATTTAATTTTGTGGATATTCCAGGATATGGGGATTTTTTTGGCGAAGTTGAATCAGGGCTTGCGGCAGTTGATGGAGCGGTTATTATTGTTGATGGGACTACAGATCTTACAGTTGGAACAGAAACAGCTCTGGAATTGACAGACAGCAGAAATATTCCACGATTTATTTTTGTAAATAAAATTGACAATGAAAAAGCTGATTATGAAAAGATTCTTTCACAGTTGAGAGAAAAATATGGTAAAAGAATTGCGCCGTTTCATGTACCTTGGGGACGTGGAGATGAATTTCGTGGACATATTAATGTAGTTGATATGTTTGCAAGGGAATTTGATAAAAACAAAAATGAATGTGCAACTGTGGAAATGCCCGCTGATATGGATGATGAAATAAATTCAATTCGTGAAATGCTTTTGGAAGCGGTAGCCGAAACAGATGAAGAATTAATGGACAAATATTTTAATGGTGTTGAATTTACAACAGCTGAAATTCATCATGGACTTAGACAGGGAGTGCTTGACTGCTCTGTAATCCCGGTTATTTGCGGTTCGACTTTAAAAAACATTGGGCTTCATACAACTTTTGACATGGTAAAGGATTTCTTGCCATCACCTAATGATAACAAGAAAATTGAGCCTGAAAAAAATACATTTGTATGTCAAATTTTTAAGACTACAATTGATTCTTTCTTAGGAAAAGTTTCGTATGCAAAAGTTTATTCTGGTGAAGTTAAGCAAGATAACGAAGTTTTTAATATAAATAGAAAAACAAAAGAAAGAATTGGAAAAATTTATACATTCGTTATGAATAAAATGGAAGAAGTTCAAAAGGGAATCGCTGGAGATATTGTTGTATTTTCAAAATTTAACAGTACAAAAACTTCTGATACATTGTCAACTAATGAAAAAGAAGCTGCCATAAAGGAAATAACTTTTCCAAAACCACAATTATTCGTGGCTATAGAGCCTTTGAACAAAAATGATGATGAAAAAATGTCTTCTGGACTTAATCGTCTAATGGAGGAAGACCCATCTTTCACTTGGCATAGAAACCTTGAAACAGGGCAGACAGTGCTAGGAGTACAAGGAGAACTTCATTCTGCAACAGTTATCGAAAAATTAAAAGCTAAATTTGGAATATCAATAAAAACTATCGAATTAAAAGTGCCGTACCGTGAAACAATCAAAGGAACTTCTGATGTTCAAGGAAAACATAAGAAACAATCAGGAGGACACGGACAATACGGAGATGTATTAATTAAATTCTCTCACGTAGACGAAGACTTTGTCTTTGAAGAAACAATTACAGGTGGAAGTGTTCCAAAATCATATATTCCAGCAGTGGAAAAAGGATTAAGAGAATCGCTAAAAGAGGGAGTTCTAGCTGGTTATCCAGTAACTAACATAAAAGCTGTCTTATACGACGGTTCATATCACGATGTTGATTCTTCAGAATTAGCCTTTAAAATTGCTGCAAACTTGGCTTTCAAAAAGGGAATGCTGGAAGCAAAACCAATTTTATTAGAACCAATTATGGAACTTACAATTATCATTCCAGAAGAATATATCGGGGATGTAATGGGCGACATCAACAAAAAACGTGGTAGAGTAATAGGAATGGAAGCCCACAAAAATACAAAACAAAAAATAGTAGCTGAAGCCCCAATGTCAGAAACATTCAAATACGCCAACGAATTGAAAGCCATCACACAAGGACGTGGATATTTTGAAATGAAACTCGTGAGATACGAAGAATTAATGGGAGACTTGGCACAAAAAGTAATTGACAGCAGAAAAAAATAA
- the tnpA gene encoding IS200/IS605 family transposase: MANKTNSLSHTKWMCKYHIVFTPKYRRKVIYSQYRKSVGEILRRLCEYKGVEIIEGHLMKDHVHMLVSIPPKISVSSFMGYLKGKSALMMFDKHANLKYKFGNRHFWSEGYYVSTVGLNEATIKKYIAEQEKHDIAMDRLSVKEYEDPFEG; this comes from the coding sequence ATGGCTAATAAAACTAATAGCCTGTCTCATACTAAATGGATGTGTAAGTATCATATAGTATTTACACCTAAGTATAGACGAAAAGTTATATATAGTCAATACAGAAAAAGTGTGGGAGAAATTTTAAGAAGATTATGTGAATATAAAGGAGTTGAAATAATAGAAGGACATCTGATGAAAGATCACGTGCATATGCTGGTAAGCATACCACCAAAAATAAGTGTATCAAGTTTTATGGGATATCTGAAGGGGAAAAGTGCATTGATGATGTTTGATAAGCATGCAAACTTAAAATATAAATTTGGAAACAGACATTTCTGGTCAGAAGGATATTATGTAAGCACAGTAGGCTTAAATGAAGCAACAATAAAAAAATATATAGCCGAACAGGAGAAACATGATATAGCGATGGACAGATTAAGTGTAAAGGAATATGAAGACCCTTTTGAAGGGTGA
- a CDS encoding S8 family peptidase: MKETLPIKFFAKREEDKQRVEGGGGKELPKWVLHGEELYEKSVALSRVIKDVLEEENWNERDIPVIIEVKLNRDAHAKSHRRKIENIFFTNKNNVIGVTDENTLVIRVDSQTDGAKIEEKISDVKNNAYGISGIDNIMKYKPIAYKSEGISNYKVKLFNFNDFSTNKSHKAKFEMFLRNEKIEFIKTNYTKSLIIYKLQDISNLQIDKLINNTLFDLAEEFVPMPHISINLDILNKKDSIEIKEYDSEKKSEIVGVLDNGICRIDPLQSWIYGVRNSPYPNELLLENHGTFVAGVITYGDELQGEEVVGAKNIRVFDAAIFPDTQKESIEEDELIQNIREVIKNNYKEIKIWNLSISIVREISEQKFSDFAIALDDIQDEYNVLICKSTGNCTNFANGDAIGKLHEGADSVRSLVVGSIADKKENGWISEPYNLSPFSRRGPGPAYIIKPDIVHLGGNAGVNSCRKIIQGGVKSFSKNGDIVEQAGTSFSTPRVAALAAGLLNEMDEEFDSLLLKSLIIHSASYPKNTEIPEFERTKYLGFGLPDTVHNILYNSPNEATLILRDVLPKGNFIDIKDFPMPECLVKNEFFNFQVIVTLVYDPILDPTQGFEYCQSNIDVRFGSYDEKIPRDTSKNGILNPIGRSGTQNILIGSLYSKVKMKESSKDFALKERMLIQYGDKYYPVKKYAVDTSELTDGNKIKYTTSDKKWYLTIDGTYRSSIEDRAVIENRELSQEFCLIITIKDPTNTCNVYNGITQKLDEYNFWHNNIKISENINVNL, translated from the coding sequence ATGAAAGAAACATTACCAATCAAATTTTTTGCTAAACGAGAAGAGGATAAGCAAAGAGTAGAAGGTGGTGGTGGAAAAGAACTTCCTAAATGGGTTCTTCATGGTGAAGAACTATATGAAAAATCTGTGGCATTATCGCGAGTTATAAAGGATGTATTAGAAGAAGAAAATTGGAATGAAAGAGATATACCAGTAATAATTGAAGTAAAGTTAAATAGAGATGCACATGCTAAAAGTCATAGAAGGAAAATTGAAAATATTTTTTTTACTAACAAGAATAATGTGATTGGAGTCACAGATGAAAATACTTTAGTTATTCGTGTGGATTCTCAAACAGATGGAGCTAAAATTGAAGAAAAAATAAGTGATGTTAAAAATAATGCGTATGGAATTTCTGGTATTGATAATATCATGAAATATAAGCCTATTGCATATAAAAGTGAAGGCATTTCTAACTATAAGGTAAAACTTTTTAATTTTAATGACTTTTCCACTAATAAAAGTCATAAAGCAAAATTTGAGATGTTTTTAAGAAATGAAAAGATTGAATTTATAAAAACAAATTATACGAAATCACTTATAATATATAAATTGCAAGATATATCTAACCTACAAATTGATAAACTTATAAACAATACATTGTTTGACTTAGCAGAAGAGTTTGTTCCCATGCCACATATATCAATCAATTTGGATATATTAAATAAAAAAGATAGTATAGAAATCAAAGAATATGATAGTGAGAAAAAAAGTGAAATTGTAGGTGTTTTAGATAATGGAATATGTAGGATAGACCCTTTACAGTCGTGGATTTATGGAGTTAGAAATTCACCATATCCAAATGAACTACTATTAGAAAATCATGGAACATTTGTTGCTGGTGTTATTACATATGGAGATGAACTTCAAGGTGAAGAAGTTGTTGGAGCTAAAAATATAAGAGTATTTGATGCTGCAATTTTTCCTGATACGCAAAAAGAAAGTATAGAGGAAGATGAATTAATACAAAATATTAGAGAAGTTATAAAAAATAATTATAAAGAAATAAAGATATGGAATTTATCAATAAGTATTGTTCGTGAAATATCTGAACAAAAATTTAGCGATTTTGCTATTGCATTGGACGATATTCAAGATGAGTATAATGTTTTGATATGTAAATCTACTGGAAATTGTACGAATTTTGCTAATGGAGATGCTATAGGAAAATTACATGAAGGAGCTGATTCTGTTAGATCATTGGTGGTTGGATCCATTGCTGATAAAAAAGAGAATGGTTGGATATCTGAGCCATATAATTTATCACCATTTTCAAGAAGAGGTCCAGGTCCAGCTTATATTATAAAACCTGATATTGTACATTTAGGTGGTAATGCTGGAGTTAACTCATGCAGAAAGATTATCCAAGGTGGTGTAAAATCATTTTCTAAAAATGGAGATATTGTTGAACAAGCAGGAACTAGTTTCTCAACTCCTAGAGTGGCTGCTTTAGCTGCAGGTTTATTAAACGAAATGGATGAGGAATTTGATTCATTGTTATTGAAAAGCTTAATAATTCATTCAGCTAGTTATCCTAAGAATACAGAAATACCAGAATTTGAAAGAACTAAATATCTTGGTTTTGGATTACCTGATACAGTTCATAATATATTATATAATTCTCCAAATGAAGCGACACTAATATTGCGTGATGTTTTACCAAAAGGAAACTTCATAGATATTAAAGATTTTCCTATGCCAGAATGTTTGGTAAAGAATGAGTTCTTTAATTTTCAAGTGATAGTAACACTTGTGTATGATCCTATTTTAGATCCAACTCAAGGATTTGAATATTGTCAGTCAAATATAGATGTAAGATTTGGTTCTTATGATGAAAAAATACCTAGGGATACAAGCAAAAATGGTATTTTAAATCCAATTGGAAGAAGTGGTACTCAAAATATACTGATAGGTTCATTGTACAGTAAGGTTAAAATGAAAGAATCATCAAAAGATTTTGCATTAAAAGAAAGAATGCTAATTCAGTATGGAGATAAATACTATCCAGTAAAAAAATATGCTGTAGATACATCAGAGTTAACAGATGGGAACAAAATAAAATATACAACTTCTGATAAAAAATGGTATCTTACAATAGATGGTACTTACAGAAGTAGCATTGAAGATAGAGCAGTTATTGAAAATAGAGAATTAAGTCAAGAGTTTTGCTTAATCATTACAATTAAAGATCCAACTAATACTTGTAATGTCTATAATGGTATTACACAAAAACTTGATGAATATAATTTTTGGCATAATAATATAAAAATATCTGAAAATATTAATGTTAATTTATAA
- a CDS encoding AAA family ATPase has protein sequence MYTEISKIIEGALSGDKEKVFNYSKILAKNLENTGDLSLARKINNLLSKKRGSILSLDSLSSKPVDGESRMDMVDICYPIIDREKLILNNEVTNEVRDFIKGYENRDKLLKAGIDDSCTLLLYGPPGCGKTSIAQYISMQTCLPLLTVRLDGMISSLLGSTAKNIRKIFDFASRQECILFLDEFDVIAKIRDDKNETGELKRVVNSLIQNIDVFSKDSIIIAATNHHELLDPAIWRRFNRVLSVNKPTEFEINILLNICISTSKFKFNITDKKIENLATSLIGLSHSDINTIMNNSMRNAVINEKKEIVSFDILRETFLFKNHSITNEEDFIKFLIQGGMTHRELQSHGFSLRKVQMISKKVRGE, from the coding sequence ATGTATACAGAGATTTCTAAAATAATTGAAGGTGCATTATCTGGAGATAAGGAAAAGGTCTTTAATTATTCTAAAATATTAGCTAAAAATTTAGAAAATACTGGCGACTTATCATTGGCACGAAAAATAAATAATTTACTATCAAAAAAAAGAGGAAGTATATTATCTTTAGATTCATTATCATCTAAACCTGTTGATGGTGAAAGTAGAATGGATATGGTTGATATTTGTTACCCGATTATTGATAGAGAGAAATTAATTTTAAATAATGAAGTTACAAATGAAGTTCGAGATTTTATAAAGGGTTATGAAAATAGGGATAAATTATTAAAAGCTGGAATAGATGATTCTTGTACTTTGCTTCTTTATGGGCCACCAGGATGCGGAAAAACTTCGATAGCACAATACATATCTATGCAGACATGTCTTCCATTATTGACAGTGAGATTGGATGGAATGATTTCATCTTTGTTGGGAAGTACGGCAAAAAATATCAGGAAAATATTTGATTTTGCTTCAAGGCAGGAGTGTATTTTGTTTTTAGATGAATTTGATGTTATTGCTAAAATAAGAGATGACAAAAATGAAACAGGTGAATTAAAAAGAGTTGTAAATAGCCTTATTCAGAATATAGATGTTTTTAGTAAAGATAGTATTATAATTGCTGCAACAAATCATCATGAATTACTAGATCCTGCGATTTGGCGTAGATTTAATCGAGTATTAAGTGTAAATAAGCCTACGGAATTTGAAATTAATATACTTCTTAATATATGTATTAGTACATCAAAATTTAAATTTAATATAACAGACAAGAAAATTGAGAATTTAGCAACTTCATTAATTGGATTAAGTCATTCGGATATTAACACTATTATGAATAATTCTATGAGAAATGCTGTAATAAATGAAAAAAAAGAGATTGTTTCATTTGATATTTTAAGAGAAACTTTTTTATTTAAGAATCATTCGATAACTAATGAAGAAGATTTCATCAAATTTTTAATTCAAGGAGGAATGACCCATAGAGAATTACAAAGTCATGGATTTTCTCTAAGAAAGGTACAGATGATATCTAAAAAAGTAAGGGGTGAATAA
- a CDS encoding glycoside hydrolase family 38 C-terminal domain-containing protein, which translates to MNKKYDFPIIPHTHWDREWYFTTSRSKIYSLNHFKEIFDVLENNKNFSHFLLDAQLSIIDDYLEFHPYDEDRIKKLVREGKLIIGPWYTQTDQMVISGESIIRNLYYGIERAKDFGAYMKTGYMPDSFGQSAQMPQLLNGFNIKYNTFKRGLGDSHYPKNEFYWESPDGSRVFNMYLDRYGNFVYFTSETDSLNNLMAKLKEETDRRSLIGTLILYNGEDQRPIRKNLPEIIEKLNKLNPDSNFYISTIDNVMEKAENNGFRYDTVKGEMTSGQFSRVHKSIYSTRADLKIKNNKNENLIVNISEPLSSIAYKSGFEYENKVFEKAWKLMAENAAHDSIGMCNSDETNNSIEYRNDTVKSLMDNLNDLKMREIGSAIPEKDIFQFQVYNFLPYRRSGVLKTEIFTPFTDVEIYDTDGNIYETKVLKSEKLEERIKNKMKSEVGFNTNDNPRWIKENAEIYKTELLIYLKDMLPLGYRTLFTRKKESAVKVYECSTEMNQIENEILNVRVQKNGSIIIKDKKNNLEKEGFLIFEDSGDAGDTYDYSEPYNDRILTSENSEIEILETEKNSLLNKIKYSVKMNIPHNLTSREQEQDNIQIEFLVTLSLEKDSSLVKVDIEVENKAIEHRVRVLFKTGIESVESIADQQFGTIRRPVYLSEVENWRENSWNEKPRTIEPMQSFVSLANDHENVSIITDCVREYQITGEKFDTIALTLFRSTPEMGKAELKDRPGRASGMANWETPDANLLKNLKFNFAISIGKNEYSISKISNISKEYLTPFYYYQAAEFKNVDIFFLMNKPEIQDVPFDYSIFSSENRNCILSTVKKAEKENALIIRVYNPDDKKSTDFDIIYHDDIKNTSLVKFDEETVMDNVEFSFAGNKIKINNVKTCQVLSIKVK; encoded by the coding sequence ATGAATAAAAAATATGATTTTCCGATTATCCCGCATACACACTGGGACAGGGAATGGTACTTTACAACTTCCCGTTCTAAAATATATTCCCTGAATCATTTCAAGGAAATATTTGATGTACTGGAAAACAATAAAAACTTCAGTCATTTTCTTCTGGATGCGCAGCTATCCATTATAGATGACTATCTTGAATTTCATCCCTATGATGAAGATAGAATAAAAAAGCTTGTTAGAGAAGGCAAACTTATAATAGGACCATGGTATACACAGACAGACCAGATGGTAATAAGCGGAGAATCCATTATAAGGAATTTGTATTATGGAATAGAAAGGGCAAAAGATTTTGGAGCATATATGAAAACAGGATATATGCCTGATTCTTTTGGTCAGTCGGCTCAGATGCCACAGTTGCTTAATGGTTTTAACATAAAATACAATACCTTTAAAAGAGGGCTAGGGGATAGTCATTATCCTAAAAATGAGTTTTATTGGGAATCTCCTGATGGAAGCAGGGTTTTCAATATGTATCTTGACAGATATGGAAATTTTGTTTATTTTACATCTGAAACAGATAGTTTGAATAATTTAATGGCGAAATTGAAGGAAGAAACAGACAGAAGATCTCTAATAGGGACATTGATATTATATAATGGTGAAGATCAGAGACCAATTAGAAAAAATCTTCCTGAAATTATAGAAAAACTTAATAAGCTTAATCCTGATAGTAATTTTTACATATCTACCATTGATAATGTAATGGAGAAAGCGGAAAACAATGGATTTCGGTATGATACTGTAAAAGGGGAAATGACATCGGGACAATTCAGCAGGGTTCATAAATCTATATATTCTACAAGAGCTGACTTAAAGATAAAGAATAATAAGAATGAAAATCTTATAGTAAATATATCGGAGCCTTTAAGTTCAATAGCATATAAATCAGGCTTTGAATATGAAAATAAAGTTTTTGAAAAGGCATGGAAGCTTATGGCTGAAAATGCCGCTCATGACAGTATCGGTATGTGTAATTCTGATGAAACAAATAACAGTATTGAATATAGAAATGATACTGTAAAATCTCTAATGGATAATCTGAATGATTTAAAGATGAGAGAAATAGGATCAGCTATTCCTGAAAAAGATATTTTTCAGTTTCAAGTATATAATTTTCTTCCATACAGAAGAAGTGGAGTTTTAAAGACTGAAATTTTTACTCCTTTTACTGATGTAGAAATTTACGATACTGATGGTAATATATACGAAACCAAAGTTCTAAAAAGTGAAAAGCTTGAGGAAAGAATAAAAAATAAAATGAAATCGGAAGTAGGATTCAATACTAATGATAATCCCCGTTGGATAAAGGAAAATGCAGAAATATATAAAACTGAGTTGCTGATTTACCTGAAAGACATGTTACCTTTAGGATACAGAACACTATTTACGAGAAAAAAAGAGTCAGCTGTTAAGGTTTATGAATGCAGTACTGAAATGAATCAAATTGAAAATGAAATTTTGAATGTGAGAGTTCAGAAAAATGGTTCAATAATCATAAAAGATAAAAAGAATAATTTAGAAAAAGAAGGTTTTTTGATTTTTGAAGATTCTGGAGATGCAGGAGATACTTATGATTATTCAGAGCCTTATAACGACAGGATTTTAACAAGTGAAAATTCTGAAATCGAAATATTGGAAACAGAAAAAAATTCGCTGTTAAATAAAATAAAATATTCTGTAAAAATGAATATTCCTCATAATTTGACATCAAGAGAACAGGAACAAGATAATATCCAGATAGAATTTTTGGTAACTCTATCACTGGAAAAAGACAGTTCTCTTGTAAAAGTAGATATAGAAGTTGAAAATAAAGCTATAGAACATCGTGTACGTGTATTGTTTAAAACAGGAATAGAAAGTGTTGAATCTATTGCTGATCAGCAATTTGGAACAATTAGAAGGCCTGTTTATCTTTCTGAAGTTGAAAACTGGCGGGAAAATAGCTGGAATGAAAAACCTAGAACAATAGAACCAATGCAATCTTTTGTATCTCTTGCTAATGACCATGAAAATGTAAGCATTATAACAGATTGTGTAAGGGAATATCAGATTACAGGTGAAAAATTTGATACAATAGCACTCACTTTATTCAGATCAACACCAGAAATGGGAAAAGCAGAGCTTAAAGATAGACCTGGAAGAGCTTCAGGAATGGCTAACTGGGAAACACCTGATGCAAACCTGCTGAAAAATCTGAAGTTTAATTTTGCTATTTCTATTGGAAAGAATGAATATTCAATTTCAAAAATTTCGAATATATCTAAGGAATACTTAACTCCTTTCTATTATTATCAGGCTGCGGAATTTAAAAATGTGGATATTTTCTTTTTAATGAATAAACCTGAAATTCAGGATGTTCCATTTGATTATTCAATATTTTCTTCAGAAAATAGAAATTGTATTCTCAGCACTGTGAAAAAAGCAGAAAAGGAAAATGCATTAATTATTAGAGTATATAATCCTGATGATAAAAAGTCTACTGATTTTGACATTATATATCACGATGATATTAAAAATACATCTTTAGTAAAATTTGATGAAGAAACAGTTATGGATAATGTTGAATTCAGTTTTGCTGGAAATAAAATTAAAATTAATAATGTAAAAACTTGTCAGGTTTTGAGTATCAAGGTTAAATAA
- a CDS encoding PTS fructose transporter subunit IIC has protein sequence MAQLKRKRKNSFWQEFYKHLMTGISYMIPVLIMGGLIGAFSQVIPYVIFKIDPSVSILDAIKTGQYTGMNLQLLKLASLMESFGFTLFGFAIPMFAAFVANSIGGKTALAAGFIGGYVANKPVATIGMVDGVLDKITPVPSGFLGAFIIAMIIGYFVKYLNKSINLPKKWLAFKSTFLIPLLSSLFCMFVMVFVITPVGGWINLQIRALLEAAGAAGQFAYALVLSATTAFDLGGPVNKAAGFVALGFTTEKVLPITARTIAIVTPSIGLGLSTLIDKKLVGRRVYNSEFYDAGKTSIFLAFMGISEGAIPFALENPGFTIPLYVVSSVIGAFSGIALGAVQWFPESAVWAWPLVKNLPAYMIGIAVGSIIIAVCNVLYRNKLIKDGKLEVDEY, from the coding sequence ATGGCTCAATTAAAAAGAAAAAGAAAAAACAGTTTCTGGCAGGAATTTTATAAACATCTTATGACAGGTATATCCTATATGATACCTGTACTTATAATGGGAGGACTTATTGGTGCATTTTCTCAGGTAATTCCTTACGTAATATTTAAAATTGATCCAAGTGTATCAATTTTGGATGCAATAAAGACAGGACAGTATACAGGAATGAACTTACAGTTATTAAAATTGGCTTCATTGATGGAAAGTTTTGGATTTACATTATTTGGTTTTGCTATCCCAATGTTTGCGGCATTTGTGGCAAATTCTATAGGTGGTAAGACAGCCCTTGCTGCAGGATTTATAGGAGGTTACGTTGCAAATAAGCCTGTAGCCACTATAGGAATGGTTGATGGAGTTCTGGATAAAATTACACCGGTTCCTTCAGGATTTTTAGGGGCGTTTATTATTGCAATGATAATAGGGTATTTTGTAAAATATTTAAATAAGAGCATCAATTTACCAAAAAAATGGCTTGCATTTAAATCTACATTTCTAATACCTTTACTTTCTTCGCTTTTCTGTATGTTTGTGATGGTATTTGTAATAACTCCTGTTGGAGGATGGATAAATCTCCAAATTAGAGCACTTCTTGAAGCGGCAGGAGCAGCAGGACAGTTTGCATATGCTCTTGTACTTTCGGCAACTACAGCTTTTGATTTAGGAGGGCCTGTAAATAAGGCTGCAGGATTCGTGGCTTTAGGATTTACTACTGAGAAAGTTCTTCCGATTACAGCAAGAACAATAGCAATAGTTACTCCATCAATAGGTCTTGGACTGTCAACTCTGATAGACAAGAAATTAGTTGGAAGAAGAGTTTATAACAGTGAATTTTACGATGCAGGTAAGACATCCATTTTCCTTGCTTTTATGGGAATTTCAGAAGGAGCAATTCCTTTTGCACTTGAAAATCCTGGATTTACAATTCCTTTATACGTAGTTTCTTCGGTTATAGGGGCATTTTCAGGAATAGCTTTAGGTGCAGTACAATGGTTTCCTGAATCAGCAGTCTGGGCATGGCCTCTTGTAAAAAATCTTCCTGCATATATGATAGGAATAGCTGTAGGATCAATAATAATTGCAGTATGTAATGTGCTGTACAGAAATAAGCTTATAAAAGATGGTAAGCTGGAAGTGGATGAGTATTAA
- a CDS encoding PTS fructose transporter subunit IIB: protein MKKIVAVCACPMGLAHTFMAADSLEKAAKELGVEIKIETQGADGIQNELTKKDIAESDAIILALAITPQGMERFEGYDPYEITLKEAIREGKEILGEIVEEIG, encoded by the coding sequence ATGAAAAAAATTGTAGCAGTCTGTGCTTGTCCGATGGGACTGGCACATACATTCATGGCGGCAGATTCTTTAGAAAAGGCGGCAAAAGAACTGGGTGTAGAAATTAAAATAGAAACACAGGGAGCAGATGGAATTCAGAATGAACTTACAAAGAAAGATATAGCGGAATCAGATGCAATTATTCTTGCGTTGGCAATTACTCCACAAGGTATGGAGCGTTTTGAAGGTTATGATCCTTATGAAATTACTTTAAAAGAAGCCATCAGAGAAGGAAAAGAAATTTTGGGAGAAATAGTTGAAGAAATAGGATAA
- a CDS encoding PTS sugar transporter subunit IIA codes for MENFINKDNIILDLETENKKEIINKMIDTISNEKLVDKEKFFEDVLKREKMENTVVGFKVAIPHGKSEFINSPQIVFAKLKKEIFWGDPDEKVKYIFLLGVPSASAGEHIKILMKLSKKILEEKFREKLEITDDKEELLKIIIE; via the coding sequence ATGGAGAATTTTATTAATAAGGATAACATTATTTTAGATTTGGAAACGGAAAATAAGAAAGAAATAATTAATAAAATGATAGATACAATATCTAATGAAAAATTAGTTGATAAGGAAAAATTTTTTGAAGATGTTCTGAAAAGGGAAAAAATGGAAAATACCGTTGTGGGATTTAAAGTAGCAATTCCTCATGGGAAATCAGAATTTATAAATTCTCCTCAGATAGTATTTGCAAAATTAAAAAAGGAAATTTTCTGGGGAGATCCGGATGAAAAGGTGAAATATATATTTCTTCTTGGGGTTCCTTCAGCTTCAGCAGGGGAACATATAAAAATTTTAATGAAACTTTCAAAAAAGATACTGGAGGAAAAATTTAGGGAAAAATTGGAAATAACAGATGACAAGGAAGAATTATTAAAAATTATTATTGAGTAA